AGTTACTTTAATACTGTTCTAGCGGGTTCTTATTTTTTAGTCCGTGGCTTGAAAGAAAATCCATGCAAGGAGGATTTGACCCCCTGGAATGCAATTTTGGAGCTATTTTGATATAATGTGATTGGGCTATTTTTGAGTACCAATTTGGCTGGTTTTGttatgcagacctggcaaccctgataaTAATAGTcactggttgagaaccactgctctatggCTATTACTGGAGACCTATTTCGGGGATATCTGTCAGATGGAGACTTTATGTGCATCATTCCACGATAAATCACCTTTAATCACCTTAAAACAAACTTACCCAGGAAGTACACCCAGCTTTCTACAGCGAATGCCATGATTGCCATCCCAGTACAGTTGGACACAATACCCAGTAGAGTGAGGGGTGTGTCTCCCAACACTCTGAACAGACCCAGGACCCCTATGAAACTACTCAGGTACATGGCGCTGGTGGCGGCTCTGCCATATCCGGCCCAAACTGAGTCCCAGCTCAGGGGGGGCTTCAGCACATACAGCTGGAGCACATTTTCTGCCCCAACCATGCCTAGAATGAACAACACCATGGCTGTGATCAGCATGCCTACAGAGACTCGATCCATCGTTTTCCCATTTTCGGATTCAGCCAGCAATGGCTCACTCTCGGATAGTGAACGTCTCGAGTCAGTGAGGGCAAACACAGAGTACAGTAATGCCACAACACTGACTAGAATTGCTGTCAGGAGGAGAATTGATGGTCCCATCTGGTACAGATATCCAGACAGGAGATCTCCCACGACCCCTGCGACCCCAAAACAGAAGTCCACGATGTTGAGTTTAAGAGTGCGTTTGCCCTGCTCTGAGCTCAGAGACGCCAAAGCCGCCACCCCGGCCCAGAACATCGGCCCGCCTCCACTCAAACCATGCAGCAAAGAACCCAAGTACAGAATCTCCAGAGGAACTTCACAGTACATGAAGATGACAAGCGTAAACATGCCCAAAACCGAACCCATTTGAGAGGACACCAGGAAGACTTTAGGTCCATGACGGTCTGCCATGCGTCTCAGTGGTATAATGGACACCATGGCCGCCACAGAGGACAACACACTCTGAATAAGAAGAAAGCGTGAGGATAACGCCTGCGCCTGATCGCTGTCTCCTGCTGTTGCCTTCAGTGACTGGTTGTACACGGTCTGTGTAAGTGCCATCTCAAAGAACGATGTCCCCAGTTTATTGATGACAACCACCGGCTCCACTAAAGTCAGAATGGCCCCCATTAGATTGGCAGACTGGGAGCTTGAAGCTGAAATTTGTAacctttaatacaaaaaaaaaaagaaaagaaaaagcagtaTTGATAATGAATGTGTgtatttggaataattaagatttttttttttatgttttgagagaagtctcttatgctcaccaaggctgcattcctttgatcaaaaatactgtaaaaactataatattgtgaaatattatttcaattcaaaagaacatttttatagttgaatagatttgaaaataaagtttattccTGTgtcgcaaagctgaattttcatcagccattactctggtttatttccaattatttataatggttgttattattatcaatgatgaaaactttttgctgcttcatatttttatgaaatccatgatacatttttttcaggattctttgatgaataaaaatctcaaaataacagcctttatttgaaatagaaatcttttgtaacattataaatgtcacttttgatcacttgaatgtgtccttgttgattttttttaaaaaatcatacctACTCTGAAaactgataatagtaagaaatgtttcttgagcagcaaatcagaatttagaatgatttctgaaggatcatgcaacactgaagactggagtaatgatgctgaaaattcagctttgcatcacagcaataaattacatgtaaaatatattaatataaaaaaacagtaatgttaaattgaataaatagttcacaatattactctgtgttgctgtatatttgatcaaataattatagccttggtgagtataggagacttcttttgaaaaacattaaaaataacaggtTCCTactgtgacaacttgccccactGTAGAGTGTCAGTGTGTATTAAATTAGCTACTTTTTTGCTTGGGCAATGAAAAAGTCAAATTGCTTTTTGTAGCCAAGAGTTTAAGGTATATGTCTATACAGaaacttacaaaaataaaccCACCATGCAAAATATTTACTAGAGTAaaatgtgtgacaactagccccagtcgcTCCTACATATTGAGAGTAATGTTGCATGCAAATAAACATTGTCAGATCCAAATTATAACAGAGAATAAAATGTTTTCCCACTTATTATACAAACAATAACACATGCATACactaatgcatttaaatgctaCTGCAGGTTAATAtgaatatttgtttataaatacaggaaaaaatgcaCTCCACTTACTCAAAAGGTTTTATCCGCTGGGAATGGATTTTAATTGAAGTGAAAGAGTGGAAAGCCCCGATTGGCATTGATTTGCAGTTTAAAGCAGAATGGAAGCTGTGTGATTGAagtgaaagtgattttaaaaggtaACTTGTTCCTGCTTGTAAAAGCATCTACCATGAGATTCCCTTAAAATCACCTCTGGGAGCATAAAACAAAGTGTGGTACTTATACAAATGGGTTCAGAGGAGGATTTTGAGTCTTGTCTAGCATCCGTGGCACTGTTGTTgtgtagacatttttaatgacTTGCATGATGAACAAACAATTAAGCAAACTGCAttgcatgcatttagaaaatcatGTATTAATGGAGTTTATCCTCTAGAGGGCGCTGCTGTGCCGTAGCCATACATGCTAgtattcaaaaaagaaagaaagaagaagaagaagaagaacaagaaaaaacACATCAAGTGTTTAGCTTAATAAATTAGTTTATCTGAAGTATTGCACAGGGGTTTTCATTAAAGGGAAACCACGTGAAGGAAGAATGTTCAGCAAGTATGCCATTATTATGAGGGTTTTTAATTAGTGAGATTACAATATTGCTGGCACTTTAACATACAAGAAGTTAGAAAACACAACAAGACTGATATTGCACGTATTTTTTGCTGCTTATGAAGGTATACGTTAAAGGTACTGGACTAGTGCTCACTAGACATAATTTACAATGTCTAATCTGTAATGTAGATTgtacataaaaaacaattatcataTTGCATTTACAATACATCAACAATCTCCAGTGCAACTTTATGAATCTTCAATATTCAATACAAAAAGAATCTTCTAttgatattttaacaatattcaatacaaaataaaattttctattgatattttatatttttttcagtggaaagcAAGAGTcaacattatttcaaaataaagacCACTTTGTTAGATCAACAGGCTTGTGTATAAATGAATTCTCACAGTCCCTCCTCTCTATGCAGGAACCCAGCTCTGTGATTCTACTTTGCTTGGTTTTATTCCTTGTATAAAAAGCAAGCTGGTCTATCCATTTAAGTGCTGGGGATTTTAAGGTTAGTGACATGAATAATCTGGAACACAGTCTAATGTGTTATTTTCAGATGACAGAtttgtataaatgtgtatattttataagtattaatGATGGTTAGTACTGGGCggagaaataaagaaaatttccATGATCCAGTTTGCTAGAGCTTACAAATCACCCCATGCAAGCAGGTAAGATGCTCTCCACACTTACACCTATTTCCACCACACCAGTCAATTCAGAACAGCCGGCTAAACTGAGTGAGATGGAAGCAATGTCCATGTTTCATGTTCATTGAGTTTATATGGTGAGATGACACGAGAAATGTGCTTGTAAGTGTAATGTGGAATTAAAACCAGTCCTTCTCATCTGAAGATGATTTCTGGTGTGTCCTGTTATGTCGGTGCTGATTCATTAGCTCTCCTGGTTGGCGTACATGCCTGCCTCCCACTGCAGGGCTCGTTGGTTTTTATGCCTTATTACACGGGTGGCCACTACAACCTACCGAGAAATCAGAGTTACACAACATGATCACACTGGATCTGTTCCAAAATCCAGCAGAGCGCACTAGACATCGAAAACCTGAGCTCACCTCATTGTTTATGGCATCAATAGGTTGGATCCCAGCATACTGAGGAAAGAAAAAgttataaagtgaaaaaaaatcctGTCTATACAGCTctacattgcattgcattgtgacattagTCAACctaaaaattatattctttacttatgcatgtcatttcaaacatgtatgactttgttttttcCATGGATTTgcgatttggaatgacatgaagatgaaGGCAATtagacagttttcatttttggttgaacaatcTTTTTAAGGGGTTTGTTGCTCGAGAGGTTTGTGACTTCACTCACTGCACTTTCTTCTAGCTTCAGTTTGACCCGTCTGTCCTCAAAGTCCTTTAGCAGTGTCTCAGTCAGACCTTTCTGGGAAGAAGGCGAGGACAGGTCAGCAATCGCACTCAAGGGCTTGATGGGGGTTGTCCGGGAAACAGTTGGGGACATGGGTTTTAGGCTGCCCCATGGCTGGGGTGTCATAATTGACACAGAGGGAAGTCTAAAAGTGGGTCGTGGTGAGGACAACTGTGAACTTTTATCTGGAGagataaacaaagaaaaacaaaagattatGTTAACTATTCATTCACCTACTTACACAAGTCATTTGTT
This DNA window, taken from Cyprinus carpio isolate SPL01 chromosome B11, ASM1834038v1, whole genome shotgun sequence, encodes the following:
- the LOC109103505 gene encoding thymic stromal cotransporter homolog, with the protein product MLLQAGTSYLLKSLSLQSHSFHSALNCKSMPIGAFHSFTSIKIHSQRIKPFELQISASSSQSANLMGAILTLVEPVVVINKLGTSFFEMALTQTVYNQSLKATAGDSDQAQALSSRFLLIQSVLSSVAAMVSIIPLRRMADRHGPKVFLVSSQMGSVLGMFTLVIFMYCEVPLEILYLGSLLHGLSGGGPMFWAGVAALASLSSEQGKRTLKLNIVDFCFGVAGVVGDLLSGYLYQMGPSILLLTAILVSVVALLYSVFALTDSRRSLSESEPLLAESENGKTMDRVSVGMLITAMVLFILGMVGAENVLQLYVLKPPLSWDSVWAGYGRAATSAMYLSSFIGVLGLFRVLGDTPLTLLGIVSNCTGMAIMAFAVESWVYFLARGIMMFACVPMPTLRAMLSKNLHPRQYGRVFGLLQLVLAVTDLLSNVFFTSIYPLTLGWFSGFCFLLSCAISYTSAVPIIYRSGRDLRLGSI